TGAGGCGGTCGGCGGCACGGCGATCATCGTGGAGGCCGGGGACGTCACGGGCCTCGCCGCCGCGATCGACCGCGCGGTGCTGGAGATGTCCCCCGAGGAGCGGCAGGTGATGGAGGGCCGGGCCCGCGCGCACGCCATGTCGTTCGACCGGGCACGCGTCTTCGACGACCTCTTCACCGCGCCGGTCCTACCCACCCAAGACCGCGCCCCGGCCGCACAGCACTGACCTCACGGCCCCCGTGACGGCGAGCCGCCGGACGAGCTGAAGGACGGATCTTCCGGTCGTCCGGCCGAGTTGTGGCGCTTCTCGTCCGGTCCCCGGAAGATCCGTCCTGTGCTTCAGTCCCTTCCGCCCGCACCACGATCCGCGACAGCTAGCGGCTCAGGTTGCGGTAGCTCTTGACGGAAAGCGGGAGGAAGATCAACAGCAGCAGCACCGGCCAGACGATGGCCATCAGCGTGGCGTTCTCGACCACCCACGAGCCGGATTGGCCGACCCCGGGGTTGCCGAACAGTTGACGCGTCGCGGTGACCGTCGCGGAGAGGGGGTTCCACTCGGCGATCGTGCCGAGCCAGGCCGGCATCGTGTCGGGGGAGACGAACGCGCTGGACAGGAACCCGACCGGGAATTCGAGCGTCTGCGCGCTGGTGGTCGCCTCGGTGTGCAACACGAGCCCGAGGTACACGCCGATCCAGATCAGCGCGAACCGGAGCAACAGGATGAGCCCAACGGCGCCCCAGAAGGCTTGGGAGGAGCCGGCGGCACGCCAACCGATCGCCAGACCGGCGAGCATCATCACGATCAGGGTCAGGATGGAGAACAACATGTCCGCCACGGCCCGGCCGATGAGCACGGCCGCGGAGGACATCGGCATGGACCTGAAGCGGTCGGTGACGCCCCGGTCCACGTCGGTGGTTACCGCGATCGTTGTCTGCGCGATGCCGAACAGCATGGTCATGGTGAACATGCCCGGCATCAGGAAGTCGCGGTACTCGCCACCGCCCGGCACGATGATCGCGCCGCCGATCAGGTAGTTGAACAGGAGAACGATCAAGACGTTGAACAGGAGCGTGAAGATGACCACGCCGGGATTGCGCGCCCAGTGCGCGAACGCCCGCTGGGTCACGGTCCACCCGTCGATGAACACCCAGCGCAGGCGGCCGCCGGCGCCGGTCGGGATCGCCGGTGTGTCGATGACCGTCATGACTTGACCTCCTGTCCGTCCTTGCTCGTCTTCTCCTGCATGGCCTGGCCGGTGACGTGCAGGAACACGTCGTCCAGGGTCGGACGTCGGAGCGAGAGGTCGTCAAGGGCGGTGCCCAGCTCGTCGAGCACCCGGACGATCCCGGCCAGCGCGTTGGTCCGGTTGTTGACCTGCACGCTGATCATCCGCTCGTCGCGGTCGATGTGGGGCTCGGCGCCGGTGAACCGCGCCAGCGCGTGCCCGGCGATGGTCAGGTCGCCGGCGTTGTGCAGCACCACGTCGATCCGATCACCGCCGACCTGCGACTTGAGCTCGCTCGGTGTGCCCTCGGCGATGACCTTGCCGTTGGCGAGCACGGAGATCTGGTTGGCCAGCTGGTCGGCCTCGTCCAGGTACTGGGTGGTCAGGAGCACTGTCGTGCCCTTGTCGACCAGTTCCCGGATCGCCTGCCACACCTCGTTGCGGCCGCGGGGGTCCAGCCCGGTCGTCGGCTCGTCCAGGAAGAGGACCGCCGGGGCGAGGATCATGCTCGCGGCCAGGTCGAGCCGGCGGCGCATGCCCCCGGAGTACGCCTTCACCTGCTTCTTCCCGGTCTCGCTCAGGCTGAACTGGTCCAGCAGGTCGACCGCCCGCTTCTTGGCGGCCGCGGTGCTCAGGTGGTAGAGCCGACCGAACATCACCAGGTTCTGGTACCCGCTCAGGACTTCGTCCACCGCGGCGTTCTGCCCGACCAGGCCGATCCGGTGCCGAACCTGCGCCGCTTGGCTGACGACGTCGTACCCGGCGACGGTCGCCCGTCCCTCGTCCAGCTTCAGCAGGGTGGCCAGGATTCGCACGGACGTGGTCTTGCCGGCGCCGTTCGGGCCGAGCAACCCGCACACCGTCCCCTGGGGCACCGACAGGTCGAACCCGTCCAACGCGTACTTGTCGCCGTAGCGCTTGCGGAGGCCCTCCGCCGCCACAGCCAGCGTGCTCCCTGTCACCTTAACTCCTCCGGCTGTCGTCAGCGCCGTGGACGGCAACTGAACCGTACGTCATACGGTACAACATACCGAATGCGTTGTCACAGCCTCTCCGCCTTCCGGGCGAGTTCGGCTTGGCGACGCTCGACGAACGCCTCGATGCCGTCGAGCACGCGCTGGAGGCCGAACTCGAACGCGTGCTCGGGGGCGTACGCGGCGCCGTACGCCTCGCCGGTGGCTACGCCCACCCTTGCCGCGGTCG
This is a stretch of genomic DNA from Saccharothrix ecbatanensis. It encodes these proteins:
- a CDS encoding ABC transporter permease, whose amino-acid sequence is MTVIDTPAIPTGAGGRLRWVFIDGWTVTQRAFAHWARNPGVVIFTLLFNVLIVLLFNYLIGGAIIVPGGGEYRDFLMPGMFTMTMLFGIAQTTIAVTTDVDRGVTDRFRSMPMSSAAVLIGRAVADMLFSILTLIVMMLAGLAIGWRAAGSSQAFWGAVGLILLLRFALIWIGVYLGLVLHTEATTSAQTLEFPVGFLSSAFVSPDTMPAWLGTIAEWNPLSATVTATRQLFGNPGVGQSGSWVVENATLMAIVWPVLLLLIFLPLSVKSYRNLSR
- a CDS encoding ATP-binding cassette domain-containing protein, encoding MTGSTLAVAAEGLRKRYGDKYALDGFDLSVPQGTVCGLLGPNGAGKTTSVRILATLLKLDEGRATVAGYDVVSQAAQVRHRIGLVGQNAAVDEVLSGYQNLVMFGRLYHLSTAAAKKRAVDLLDQFSLSETGKKQVKAYSGGMRRRLDLAASMILAPAVLFLDEPTTGLDPRGRNEVWQAIRELVDKGTTVLLTTQYLDEADQLANQISVLANGKVIAEGTPSELKSQVGGDRIDVVLHNAGDLTIAGHALARFTGAEPHIDRDERMISVQVNNRTNALAGIVRVLDELGTALDDLSLRRPTLDDVFLHVTGQAMQEKTSKDGQEVKS